The following proteins come from a genomic window of Nostoc sp. ATCC 53789:
- a CDS encoding chemotaxis protein CheW, translating into MSTDFVPQPQNDDRFLEEAIDLLLFLEQELPNYTKDSNPGTALALMEAARSLHSIAIAAELDAIAIVAAALEEIFQLLHQYRATVNAPIASLLSEGLDCLQMLLMAFLTASQIDEVEILERMSAIVARLQAEFGNSQETNLETSVEQPHEHQPVIQFGDRLAEVESSAALPEQFMVKDKEILDRELTSPQSGSLVRVDTEQFPIKVGELANPEEYGEEDFHAWLGDFSLPNEISEASLVKSLSDRHPLSLQESISTILATSIPAATPINLKHLEQLNALIATLLINYNQQACQEEQQQHTIGQLLRQVKRLQHLLDNLQEWSGRLAAISDTLSPLAASRSQQLYGTLQSVLAEASQVASTVYSLNKNHHQLQQELIQQEKLLNQSSNLVKKVTTIPLKVALEPLHRLWSQLQALQYKSARLHLQISDIQVDRAFSDRLHALLLHISCYLLDQSIESSQTRQHLGKNSNGIIEIQVYQQGNQLIIDGCDDGAGLNLSQIYQQALAQGLALTKPGDILQELVIEPEVSSVLCDRAALELGVELTEVCKQLTAIQGRIVLKSKAGHGTAFSLQIPLDQKIAQLIVCQANSRVYAFIADSVEQICLSQSEQIIQTQAGRMLLLQSSGRSSGFLGCADEHLTTDMLVPIHLLTDVLICPNQLPTSVTTYSTDTLNAFKQDKPLLVFRYLDKRCALEVDYIIGKQSAAIHPLGEAIPVPAYIQGTSILANGQLSLVLDGHLLTKSLA; encoded by the coding sequence ATGAGTACCGATTTTGTCCCCCAACCGCAGAACGACGATCGCTTTCTAGAAGAAGCGATCGATCTGTTACTGTTCTTGGAGCAGGAGTTGCCTAACTATACGAAAGACAGTAACCCTGGTACAGCTTTGGCTCTCATGGAAGCTGCTCGCTCTCTGCATTCGATTGCCATAGCAGCCGAGCTAGATGCCATTGCCATAGTTGCGGCTGCACTAGAAGAGATTTTTCAGCTTCTGCATCAGTATCGGGCAACTGTCAACGCCCCCATCGCCTCCCTGTTGTCAGAAGGATTAGATTGCCTACAGATGCTGTTGATGGCATTTTTAACAGCCTCGCAAATTGACGAAGTAGAAATTCTGGAGCGGATGTCTGCCATTGTTGCTCGTCTACAAGCAGAGTTTGGCAATTCTCAGGAAACAAACCTTGAGACATCGGTAGAGCAACCGCACGAACATCAACCAGTTATTCAGTTTGGCGATCGCTTGGCCGAGGTAGAATCTTCTGCGGCTCTACCAGAGCAATTTATGGTTAAAGACAAAGAAATTCTTGACAGAGAACTAACTAGCCCCCAGTCTGGCAGCCTTGTTCGCGTAGATACCGAGCAGTTTCCCATCAAGGTAGGGGAACTAGCAAACCCGGAGGAGTATGGGGAAGAAGATTTTCATGCTTGGTTGGGGGATTTTTCCCTGCCTAATGAAATATCTGAAGCATCCCTAGTTAAATCTTTGAGCGATCGCCATCCACTCTCTTTGCAAGAATCCATTTCTACCATTCTTGCAACAAGTATTCCAGCCGCTACACCCATCAATCTTAAGCATCTCGAACAACTAAACGCGCTAATTGCAACATTATTAATTAACTATAATCAGCAAGCTTGTCAGGAAGAACAACAGCAACACACCATCGGGCAGTTGCTCCGACAAGTTAAACGATTACAACATCTGCTCGATAACCTACAGGAATGGTCAGGGCGTTTAGCAGCAATTTCAGATACCCTTTCTCCTCTAGCGGCTTCTCGCTCTCAGCAATTATACGGTACTCTTCAATCTGTTTTGGCTGAAGCGTCTCAAGTGGCATCAACTGTTTATTCCCTTAATAAAAATCATCATCAACTCCAACAAGAACTCATACAGCAGGAAAAGTTACTTAACCAGTCTTCCAATTTAGTCAAAAAAGTTACAACTATTCCTTTAAAAGTAGCGTTAGAACCTTTACATCGGCTTTGGTCTCAGTTACAAGCTCTACAATATAAGTCTGCTAGACTACATTTACAAATTAGCGATATCCAAGTCGATCGGGCATTTAGCGATCGCCTCCATGCTCTCCTGTTACATATAAGTTGCTATTTACTAGATCAAAGTATTGAGTCTTCCCAAACACGCCAACACCTTGGTAAAAATAGCAACGGTATCATCGAAATTCAAGTTTACCAGCAAGGAAATCAACTGATTATTGATGGCTGTGATGATGGCGCAGGGCTTAACTTATCTCAAATCTATCAACAAGCTTTAGCCCAAGGACTCGCTCTGACAAAACCAGGGGATATCTTACAAGAACTGGTAATTGAACCAGAGGTTTCATCTGTTTTATGCGATCGTGCTGCCTTAGAGTTAGGAGTAGAATTAACTGAAGTTTGCAAGCAATTAACAGCTATTCAGGGAAGAATAGTATTGAAGTCTAAAGCTGGACATGGTACAGCCTTCTCGCTCCAAATTCCCCTCGATCAAAAAATTGCTCAACTTATCGTCTGTCAAGCTAACTCCAGAGTCTATGCATTTATTGCCGATTCTGTAGAGCAGATTTGTTTATCCCAGTCCGAACAAATTATCCAAACTCAAGCGGGACGGATGTTATTATTACAGTCTTCTGGCAGATCCAGTGGCTTCCTTGGTTGTGCTGATGAGCATCTAACAACAGACATGCTCGTCCCTATCCACTTATTGACTGATGTGCTGATTTGTCCTAACCAGCTTCCCACCTCAGTTACTACTTACAGCACAGATACACTAAATGCTTTCAAGCAGGATAAGCCTTTATTAGTATTTCGTTACTTAGACAAACGATGTGCTTTAGAAGTAGATTACATAATCGGCAAGCAATCTGCTGCGATCCATCCTCTGGGGGAAGCAATCCCAGTTCCTGCTTATATCCAAGGAACTAGCATTCTTGCCAATGGGCAACTTAGCCTGGTTTTGGATGGTCATCTTCTCACAAAATCTCTAGCTTGA
- a CDS encoding GAF domain-containing protein yields MTIATLDPNSETQPVENEIQIEEILANVALIKAVFQSAKGPKVAQLQQKVSQIEAFIQALAKDSPSDNDQNVRGAFQLQREQLAAIDRQMQQTKGQAELLEVTVTALRDVLNADRVLIYRFEEDNRSRAIAEAIQAGWTSLLNQSLPINLFVATGVGDGQNSQGNLTEVLELTPRQQQFWQRFQVQASLCLPLIVKQQPWGFLVIHHCLQPRQWQEAERSLLQQVGMMLTINLRWAEIVAPPAQQLESLDRSQFLVPLQQVSQTVQECARIAELANEHLMSIQDTVAITNKQLQYLGEFCQQASGFVHLVEGLSTKIQVLSLNTAIEATKANDQEQGLLAAAEQVEILARQARDSTLNIEEWFQELQVAAADVTSAIEPCDRQISAGLESIARIHEQFKAIADIAACTLKSMSKP; encoded by the coding sequence GTGACGATCGCAACTTTAGACCCTAATTCTGAAACCCAGCCTGTTGAAAATGAAATCCAGATAGAAGAAATTTTGGCTAATGTGGCTCTAATCAAAGCAGTCTTTCAATCTGCTAAGGGGCCAAAGGTCGCTCAATTGCAGCAGAAGGTAAGTCAAATCGAAGCTTTTATCCAAGCTTTGGCTAAGGATTCGCCCAGTGACAACGATCAAAATGTTCGAGGGGCTTTTCAGCTTCAGCGAGAACAACTTGCGGCCATCGATCGGCAAATGCAGCAGACAAAGGGTCAAGCTGAACTTTTGGAGGTTACAGTCACCGCCCTGCGAGATGTTCTCAACGCCGATCGCGTTCTGATTTATCGTTTTGAGGAAGATAATCGCAGTCGAGCGATCGCTGAAGCTATACAAGCGGGTTGGACATCCTTGCTCAACCAATCCCTACCGATAAATTTGTTTGTTGCTACCGGGGTTGGCGACGGACAAAACTCGCAGGGCAACCTAACTGAAGTATTGGAATTAACTCCACGCCAACAGCAATTTTGGCAACGCTTTCAGGTGCAAGCTAGCCTGTGTTTGCCCTTGATTGTCAAACAACAGCCTTGGGGTTTTTTAGTTATTCATCATTGCCTTCAACCCCGACAATGGCAGGAAGCAGAGCGCAGTTTGCTACAACAAGTAGGAATGATGTTGACAATTAACTTGCGCTGGGCTGAAATAGTAGCTCCACCTGCTCAACAACTTGAATCCCTCGATCGCTCACAGTTTCTAGTGCCATTACAGCAGGTGAGCCAGACTGTACAAGAATGTGCCAGAATCGCCGAGCTTGCCAACGAGCATTTAATGTCCATTCAAGATACTGTTGCTATTACTAATAAACAGCTGCAATACCTTGGTGAATTTTGTCAGCAAGCTTCTGGCTTTGTTCATCTTGTGGAAGGCTTGAGTACCAAAATTCAGGTTTTATCCTTGAATACAGCCATCGAAGCCACAAAAGCTAACGACCAGGAACAAGGTTTGTTAGCTGCTGCCGAACAAGTGGAAATTCTCGCCCGTCAAGCCCGCGACAGCACGCTAAATATAGAGGAATGGTTCCAAGAACTCCAGGTGGCAGCAGCAGACGTTACTTCTGCTATCGAACCGTGCGATCGCCAAATCAGTGCGGGGCTGGAGTCAATCGCGCGAATCCACGAGCAATTTAAAGCGATCGCCGACATCGCTGCTTGTACCCTCAAATCAATGTCGAAGCCATAA
- a CDS encoding chemotaxis protein CheW — protein sequence MSERDSLRVVVFAIADYLFALPVGAVLKVMACPPIRSTVESGIGMVDLGAQTITIVDLRQKFIQQVQGQQAHQVPSAVDTSGRFLLLTQTRTGEICGIPVDKPPALIDIPLEAVRPVPWSYRQVAELSCVSHMAVLPVAPNEEPLKVLLFGMSQILADKLGLPGTTPTLAPGLTSGEQRQRFLRFSLGNQGSGLLPFDSIQDIIHLASQEISPAPALPSWILGFYNWQGQMLRLVDLEHLLGYAPLLKRQSRPEKPMVLVIELQNQVIGFLVAHVYDVEWQDLQQAQSAPTDLSPNKLLNFVRGILPGDRWILDTRAIAQTLQWQTH from the coding sequence GTGAGCGAGCGCGACTCATTACGAGTCGTTGTTTTTGCGATCGCAGACTATTTATTTGCCCTGCCAGTTGGTGCAGTTCTCAAGGTGATGGCTTGTCCCCCTATTCGCAGTACGGTTGAAAGTGGTATCGGGATGGTCGATCTGGGAGCGCAAACCATTACGATTGTGGACTTGCGTCAGAAGTTCATTCAGCAAGTACAAGGCCAACAGGCGCATCAAGTTCCCTCTGCGGTTGACACTTCAGGGCGCTTCTTACTTCTGACTCAAACGCGGACTGGGGAAATTTGTGGCATTCCTGTGGACAAGCCCCCTGCCTTAATCGATATTCCTTTAGAAGCAGTGCGTCCGGTGCCGTGGTCTTATCGGCAAGTAGCGGAGTTAAGCTGTGTGAGCCACATGGCTGTTTTGCCTGTAGCACCAAACGAGGAACCACTCAAAGTACTTCTTTTTGGTATGAGCCAGATATTGGCTGATAAGTTGGGGTTGCCCGGAACAACCCCAACCTTGGCTCCTGGGCTGACATCAGGCGAACAACGGCAAAGATTTCTGCGTTTTTCCTTGGGGAATCAAGGAAGTGGATTGCTACCATTTGACTCAATACAGGACATTATTCATCTCGCTAGCCAAGAAATTTCTCCAGCCCCGGCCTTACCAAGTTGGATTTTAGGTTTCTATAATTGGCAAGGACAGATGCTGCGACTGGTTGACTTGGAACATTTGCTTGGTTATGCGCCACTTTTGAAGCGGCAGTCACGACCAGAAAAGCCAATGGTTCTGGTTATCGAACTGCAAAATCAGGTAATCGGGTTTTTGGTGGCTCATGTCTACGATGTAGAGTGGCAGGATTTACAGCAAGCACAATCGGCACCAACTGACCTTTCCCCAAACAAACTGCTAAATTTTGTTCGAGGTATTCTGCCAGGCGATCGCTGGATTTTAGACACCAGAGCGATCGCCCAGACATTGCAATGGCAAACCCACTGA